The following is a genomic window from Cinclus cinclus chromosome 7, bCinCin1.1, whole genome shotgun sequence.
CCCGGGGGCGGTGCCGTGCCGGAGCCGCCATGCCGGAGGGAACGGGAGCGCTCCGGGAGGTGCTGCCCAAGCAAGGTACCGGCGGCGAGCACCGCCCAGCCCTGTCCGCCCAGCCAGCCCCTCGCTCACGGCCCTTTTCTCCCGTTGCAGGGCAGCTGTCGGTGGAGGACACGGTCGCCATGGTGCTGTGCAAGCCCAAGATCCTGCCCCTCAAGTCGGTGTcgctggagaagctggagaagctgcagaGGGCGGCGCTGGAGGCGGCCCAGGCGCCCgaggcggccccgccgccgtcCGCGGGGGCCGCGCAACCCCGGCAATAGCGCGGGGAGGATTGTGCCCGGCGGCACCCGCGATCGGAGGTACCGCTGTGGAACGGGGCTCCGCATTAAAGCGCGGCCTGAACGCAGGCGGTGGTGCCGGGCTGGGCGGGGAGGCCGCGCGTCGGGCGCTGCTGCCGTAGAAGTTGCGCTGGTCGCTGCCCACGCGATGCTCTAAACGCGACTGTAGAGGTACCGGAACCCCTCGGAAAGCGGGAGGAGGCGAGTTCCACAGCTCCCCTACTCCAGGCCGGCCTTCTCAGACCCGCTCGAGCCCTGAAGCGCTTGGCTCCTAGGGCGCAGTATCTTCCTGGCCCTGGAATGGCTCTTCCCAGCATTTCAGAACACCTGAAACCTTGacatgaaactgaaaaacaaaggggAGGTTTTACCATGTTCTTGTAAGCGATTTTTCCTTAGATCCGTCTTGTTCTTGAGCAAGGGCTTCGCGAAGCTCTGCTGCAAAGACAC
Proteins encoded in this region:
- the BBIP1 gene encoding BBSome-interacting protein 1; translation: MPEGTGALREVLPKQGQLSVEDTVAMVLCKPKILPLKSVSLEKLEKLQRAALEAAQAPEAAPPPSAGAAQPRQ